In one Oxyura jamaicensis isolate SHBP4307 breed ruddy duck chromosome 14, BPBGC_Ojam_1.0, whole genome shotgun sequence genomic region, the following are encoded:
- the SUN1 gene encoding SUN domain-containing protein 1 isoform X1, with product MDFSRLHMYTPPQCVPENTGYTYALSSSYSSDALDFEIEHKIDPVFDSPRMSRRSLRLAAAGFNKTDDARSDTLHDSSYSGNVTFREQSSKVVRQRKSTNKQSGSVRDTPRKTLFSSPMYSQSSFNSHTTDTSMVSTVLDESSIREQTAVDHFWGLDDDGEPNGLLGSDTMLTQGNGDIATAETQTTMINGYTCSDCSMLSERKEALTAKSASYVPSSRIYSRDRSQKHTSRGTYFFMSKILRLVKHTATSFASLLVQLFQMVLLKLSYEFKAHSDYCGGMNVKEFYREDSHLDVNEESICDDCKGKKQLETYTTEHMQSSRAKRLARTISHTFSYAGYFMLHVLRTVGATGWLVSQKVLSLLWLAILSPGRAASGMFRLLRTGWYQLVNLLSLLKVFLLRRCLQNIFKLLLFVIPLLFLLGIWFWGFDGFVSLLPLLNWTRIDKAQRIDDSIYVPEPQPGSSHTVQPPKDTISIFDSGRISELEKQMAFVSDRCHHHDEEYSKVMLLLHNLQDQVAQMGDRSEILKLIENVIGQHLKEMKLEEKTDFLALHREHELRIVMLEDLLKKLSAESEDIQKELDIAKAKTVREDEHNQLLSRVKKLELELSQVKSELLTGESAKTSCEKIDVIHEKVDAQVKESVKMMFFGDQHKDFSESLLQWLTSNFVTKSDLQTLLQDLELQILKNITEHMSVTNQRITSEVVTSVVNNAGISGITEAQAQIIVNNALKLYSQDKTGMVDFALESGGGSILSTRCSETYETKTALISLFGIPLWYFSQSPRVVIQPDMYPGNCWAFKGSEGYLVVRLSMKIYPTAFTMEHIPKTLSPSGNITSAPRNFSVYGLDDEYQEEGVLLGQYVYDQEGEPLQMFPVMEKSNNVFQIVELRILSNWGHPEYTCLYRFRVHGKPAE from the exons ATGGATTTTTCACGACTTCACATGTATACTCCTCCCCAATGTGTGCCAGAGAACACTGGCTATACATATGCACTCAG ttcaaGTTATTCTTCAGATGCTTTGGATTTTGAAATTGAACACAAAATAGATCCAGTATTTGATTCACCAAGAATGTCACGGCGTAGTTTACGGTTAGCTGCGGCAGGatttaataaaacagatgatGCCCGAAGTGATACCCTTCATGACAGCTCTTACTCTGGAAACGTGACTTTCAGAGAACAGTCTTCTAA GGTGGTAAGGCAGCGCAAAAGTACAAATAAACAATCCGGCAGTGTGAGAGACACACCAAGGAAAACCCTATTCAGCTCTCCCATGTATAGCCAAAGCAGTTTCAATAGCCATACCACTGATACATCCATGGTGTCCACAGTATTGGATGAATCTTCGATTCGAGAGCAGACAGCAGTTGATCATTTCTGGG gtCTTGATGACGATGGCGAACCTAA TGGTTTGCTAGGTAGTGATACTATGCTAACACAGGGAAATGGAGATATAGcaacagcagaaacacagaCCACAATGATAAATGGCTACACTTGCAGTGATTGCAGCATGCTTTCTGAACGGAAGGAGGCTCTTACAGCAAAATCAGCTTCTTATGTGCCATCTTCCAGAATTTACTCTAGGGACAGGAGCCAGAAACATACATCTA ggGGCACCTATTTCTTCATGAGTAAGATTCTGCGATTGGTCAAACATACTGCAACATCTTTTGCATCCCTGTTAGTGCAACTATTTCAAATGGTTTTGCTGAAGCTGAGTTATGAATTTAAAG CTCACTCAGATTACTGTGGAGGCATGAATGTAAAGGAGTTTTACAGAGAGGATAGCCATCTTGATGTGAATGAGGAATCAATAT GTGATGACTGTAAGGGGAAGAAACAGCTTGAAACATACACCACAGAGCACATGCAGTCTTCAAGGGCTAAAAGGCTAGCAAGGACCATTTCGCACACGTTTTCTTATGCAG GTTACTTTATGCTTCACGTGTTGCGAACAGTGGGAGCAACTGGATGGCTTGTTTCTCAGAAGGTGTTGTCTCTACTTTGGCTGGCCATTCTTTCTCCAG GGAGGGCAGCTTCTGGCATGTTCAGGTTGCTTAGAACTGGCTGGTATCAACTTGTTAATTTGCTGTCTTTGCTCAAGGTGTTTCTTCTTAGAAG atgccttcaaaatatttttaagctattACTGTTTGTCATCCCGCTGCTGTTTCTATTAG GTATATGGTTCTGGGGGTTTGATGGCTTCGTTTCATTATTGCCTTTGTTGAACTGGACAAGAATTGATAAAGCACAGAGGATAGATGACTCTATTTATGTTCCTGAGCCCCAGCCTGGTTCTTCTCATACTGTACAGCCTCCAAAG GATACCATAAGTATCTTTGATTCCGGTCGTATAAGTgagctggaaaagcaaatgGCCTTCGTGTCTGATAGATGCCATCACCACGATGAAGAATATAGCAAAGTGATGCTTCTGCTCCATAATCTTcaagatcaggttgcccagatgGGTGACAGAAGTGAAATATTGAAGctaatagaaaatgtaattggTCAACATCTTAAAGAGATGAAACTggaggaaaag ACTGACTTCCTGGCTTTACATCGAGAACATGAGCTGCGCATCGTGATGCTGGAAGATCTTCTTAAAAAACTGTCTGCTGAATCTGAG gACATTCAGAAGGAGCTTGACATAGCCAAAGCAAAAACAGTAAG AGAGGATGAACATAATCAACTTTTATCCAGAGTTAAAAAGCTAGAACTAGAGTTGTCTCAGGTGAAATCGGAGCTGTTAACTGGGGAAAGTGCGAAGACGAGTTGTGAGAAAATAGATGTCATTCATGAAAAA GTAGATGCCCAGGTTAAAGAATCTGTCAAGATGATGTTTTTTGGTGATCAACACAAGGACTTCTCCGAATCACTTCTCCAATGGCTTACATCCAATTTTGTGACCAAAAGTGATCTGCAGACTTTGCTGCAGGATCTAGAGTTGCAGATCCTCAAGAATATTACTGAACATATGTCAGTTACAAACCAAAGAATAACATCTGAAGTAGTAACAAGTGTTGTGAACAATGCAGGGATCTCTGGAATCACAGAAGCG CAAGCACAGATTATTGTAAACAATGCACTGAAACTCTACTCTCAAGACAAGACTGGTATGGTGGATTTTGCCTTAGAATCTGGAG gtGGCAGCATTCTGAGTACTCGCTGCTCTGAAACCTATGAGACCAAAACAGCATTAATTAGCCTCTTTGGAATTCCTTTATGGTACTTCTCTCAGTCTCCCAGAGTGGTGATTCAG CCGGACATGTATCCAGGCAACTGCTGGGCTTTCAAGGGATCAGAAGGGTATCTTGTAGTTAGACTTTCCATGAAGATCTATCCAACTGCCTTTACCATGGAACACATACCAAAAACACTTTCACCATCAGGAAATATCACCAGTGCTCCTAGGAACTTTTCAGTATAT GGTTTAGATGATGAATATCAAGAAGAAGGTGTACTTCTAGGACAGTACGTCTATGATCAAGAAGGAGAGCCACTGCAGATGTTTCCAGTGATG GAGAAAAGTAACAATGTATTCCAAATAGTGGAACTGAGAATTCTCTCTAACTGGGGACATCCTGAATATACGTGTCTTTATCGGTTCAGAGTGCATGGGAAACCTGCCGAATAA
- the SUN1 gene encoding SUN domain-containing protein 1 isoform X12: MDFSRLHMYTPPQCVPENTGYTYALSSSYSSDALDFEIEHKIDPVFDSPRMSRRSLRLAAAGFNKTDDARSDTLHDSSYSGNVTFREQSSKVVRQRKSTNKQSGSVRDTPRKTLFSSPMYSQSSFNSHTTDTSMVSTVLDESSIREQTAVDHFWGLDDDGEPNGLLGSDTMLTQGNGDIATAETQTTMINGYTCSDCSMLSERKEALTAKSASYVPSSRIYSRDRSQKHTSTHSDYCGGMNVKEFYREDSHLDVNEESIWRAASGMFRLLRTGWYQLVNLLSLLKVFLLRRCLQNIFKLLLFVIPLLFLLGIWFWGFDGFVSLLPLLNWTRIDKAQRIDDSIYVPEPQPGSSHTVQPPKDTISIFDSGRISELEKQMAFVSDRCHHHDEEYSKVMLLLHNLQDQVAQMGDRSEILKLIENVIGQHLKEMKLEEKTDFLALHREHELRIVMLEDLLKKLSAESEDIQKELDIAKAKTVREDEHNQLLSRVKKLELELSQVKSELLTGESAKTSCEKIDVIHEKVDAQVKESVKMMFFGDQHKDFSESLLQWLTSNFVTKSDLQTLLQDLELQILKNITEHMSVTNQRITSEVVTSVVNNAGISGITEAQAQIIVNNALKLYSQDKTGMVDFALESGGGSILSTRCSETYETKTALISLFGIPLWYFSQSPRVVIQPDMYPGNCWAFKGSEGYLVVRLSMKIYPTAFTMEHIPKTLSPSGNITSAPRNFSVYGLDDEYQEEGVLLGQYVYDQEGEPLQMFPVMEKSNNVFQIVELRILSNWGHPEYTCLYRFRVHGKPAE, encoded by the exons ATGGATTTTTCACGACTTCACATGTATACTCCTCCCCAATGTGTGCCAGAGAACACTGGCTATACATATGCACTCAG ttcaaGTTATTCTTCAGATGCTTTGGATTTTGAAATTGAACACAAAATAGATCCAGTATTTGATTCACCAAGAATGTCACGGCGTAGTTTACGGTTAGCTGCGGCAGGatttaataaaacagatgatGCCCGAAGTGATACCCTTCATGACAGCTCTTACTCTGGAAACGTGACTTTCAGAGAACAGTCTTCTAA GGTGGTAAGGCAGCGCAAAAGTACAAATAAACAATCCGGCAGTGTGAGAGACACACCAAGGAAAACCCTATTCAGCTCTCCCATGTATAGCCAAAGCAGTTTCAATAGCCATACCACTGATACATCCATGGTGTCCACAGTATTGGATGAATCTTCGATTCGAGAGCAGACAGCAGTTGATCATTTCTGGG gtCTTGATGACGATGGCGAACCTAA TGGTTTGCTAGGTAGTGATACTATGCTAACACAGGGAAATGGAGATATAGcaacagcagaaacacagaCCACAATGATAAATGGCTACACTTGCAGTGATTGCAGCATGCTTTCTGAACGGAAGGAGGCTCTTACAGCAAAATCAGCTTCTTATGTGCCATCTTCCAGAATTTACTCTAGGGACAGGAGCCAGAAACATACATCTA CTCACTCAGATTACTGTGGAGGCATGAATGTAAAGGAGTTTTACAGAGAGGATAGCCATCTTGATGTGAATGAGGAATCAATAT GGAGGGCAGCTTCTGGCATGTTCAGGTTGCTTAGAACTGGCTGGTATCAACTTGTTAATTTGCTGTCTTTGCTCAAGGTGTTTCTTCTTAGAAG atgccttcaaaatatttttaagctattACTGTTTGTCATCCCGCTGCTGTTTCTATTAG GTATATGGTTCTGGGGGTTTGATGGCTTCGTTTCATTATTGCCTTTGTTGAACTGGACAAGAATTGATAAAGCACAGAGGATAGATGACTCTATTTATGTTCCTGAGCCCCAGCCTGGTTCTTCTCATACTGTACAGCCTCCAAAG GATACCATAAGTATCTTTGATTCCGGTCGTATAAGTgagctggaaaagcaaatgGCCTTCGTGTCTGATAGATGCCATCACCACGATGAAGAATATAGCAAAGTGATGCTTCTGCTCCATAATCTTcaagatcaggttgcccagatgGGTGACAGAAGTGAAATATTGAAGctaatagaaaatgtaattggTCAACATCTTAAAGAGATGAAACTggaggaaaag ACTGACTTCCTGGCTTTACATCGAGAACATGAGCTGCGCATCGTGATGCTGGAAGATCTTCTTAAAAAACTGTCTGCTGAATCTGAG gACATTCAGAAGGAGCTTGACATAGCCAAAGCAAAAACAGTAAG AGAGGATGAACATAATCAACTTTTATCCAGAGTTAAAAAGCTAGAACTAGAGTTGTCTCAGGTGAAATCGGAGCTGTTAACTGGGGAAAGTGCGAAGACGAGTTGTGAGAAAATAGATGTCATTCATGAAAAA GTAGATGCCCAGGTTAAAGAATCTGTCAAGATGATGTTTTTTGGTGATCAACACAAGGACTTCTCCGAATCACTTCTCCAATGGCTTACATCCAATTTTGTGACCAAAAGTGATCTGCAGACTTTGCTGCAGGATCTAGAGTTGCAGATCCTCAAGAATATTACTGAACATATGTCAGTTACAAACCAAAGAATAACATCTGAAGTAGTAACAAGTGTTGTGAACAATGCAGGGATCTCTGGAATCACAGAAGCG CAAGCACAGATTATTGTAAACAATGCACTGAAACTCTACTCTCAAGACAAGACTGGTATGGTGGATTTTGCCTTAGAATCTGGAG gtGGCAGCATTCTGAGTACTCGCTGCTCTGAAACCTATGAGACCAAAACAGCATTAATTAGCCTCTTTGGAATTCCTTTATGGTACTTCTCTCAGTCTCCCAGAGTGGTGATTCAG CCGGACATGTATCCAGGCAACTGCTGGGCTTTCAAGGGATCAGAAGGGTATCTTGTAGTTAGACTTTCCATGAAGATCTATCCAACTGCCTTTACCATGGAACACATACCAAAAACACTTTCACCATCAGGAAATATCACCAGTGCTCCTAGGAACTTTTCAGTATAT GGTTTAGATGATGAATATCAAGAAGAAGGTGTACTTCTAGGACAGTACGTCTATGATCAAGAAGGAGAGCCACTGCAGATGTTTCCAGTGATG GAGAAAAGTAACAATGTATTCCAAATAGTGGAACTGAGAATTCTCTCTAACTGGGGACATCCTGAATATACGTGTCTTTATCGGTTCAGAGTGCATGGGAAACCTGCCGAATAA
- the SUN1 gene encoding SUN domain-containing protein 1 isoform X4, with translation MDFSRLHMYTPPQCVPENTGYTYALSSSYSSDALDFEIEHKIDPVFDSPRMSRRSLRLAAAGFNKTDDARSDTLHDSSYSGNVTFREQSSKVVRQRKSTNKQSGSVRDTPRKTLFSSPMYSQSSFNSHTTDTSMVSTVLDESSIREQTAVDHFWGLDDDGEPNGLLGSDTMLTQGNGDIATAETQTTMINGYTCSDCSMLSERKEALTAKSASYVPSSRIYSRDRSQKHTSRGTYFFMSKILRLVKHTATSFASLLVQLFQMVLLKLSYEFKAHSDYCGGMNVKEFYREDSHLDVNEESICYFMLHVLRTVGATGWLVSQKVLSLLWLAILSPGRAASGMFRLLRTGWYQLVNLLSLLKVFLLRRCLQNIFKLLLFVIPLLFLLGIWFWGFDGFVSLLPLLNWTRIDKAQRIDDSIYVPEPQPGSSHTVQPPKDTISIFDSGRISELEKQMAFVSDRCHHHDEEYSKVMLLLHNLQDQVAQMGDRSEILKLIENVIGQHLKEMKLEEKTDFLALHREHELRIVMLEDLLKKLSAESEDIQKELDIAKAKTVREDEHNQLLSRVKKLELELSQVKSELLTGESAKTSCEKIDVIHEKVDAQVKESVKMMFFGDQHKDFSESLLQWLTSNFVTKSDLQTLLQDLELQILKNITEHMSVTNQRITSEVVTSVVNNAGISGITEAQAQIIVNNALKLYSQDKTGMVDFALESGGGSILSTRCSETYETKTALISLFGIPLWYFSQSPRVVIQPDMYPGNCWAFKGSEGYLVVRLSMKIYPTAFTMEHIPKTLSPSGNITSAPRNFSVYGLDDEYQEEGVLLGQYVYDQEGEPLQMFPVMEKSNNVFQIVELRILSNWGHPEYTCLYRFRVHGKPAE, from the exons ATGGATTTTTCACGACTTCACATGTATACTCCTCCCCAATGTGTGCCAGAGAACACTGGCTATACATATGCACTCAG ttcaaGTTATTCTTCAGATGCTTTGGATTTTGAAATTGAACACAAAATAGATCCAGTATTTGATTCACCAAGAATGTCACGGCGTAGTTTACGGTTAGCTGCGGCAGGatttaataaaacagatgatGCCCGAAGTGATACCCTTCATGACAGCTCTTACTCTGGAAACGTGACTTTCAGAGAACAGTCTTCTAA GGTGGTAAGGCAGCGCAAAAGTACAAATAAACAATCCGGCAGTGTGAGAGACACACCAAGGAAAACCCTATTCAGCTCTCCCATGTATAGCCAAAGCAGTTTCAATAGCCATACCACTGATACATCCATGGTGTCCACAGTATTGGATGAATCTTCGATTCGAGAGCAGACAGCAGTTGATCATTTCTGGG gtCTTGATGACGATGGCGAACCTAA TGGTTTGCTAGGTAGTGATACTATGCTAACACAGGGAAATGGAGATATAGcaacagcagaaacacagaCCACAATGATAAATGGCTACACTTGCAGTGATTGCAGCATGCTTTCTGAACGGAAGGAGGCTCTTACAGCAAAATCAGCTTCTTATGTGCCATCTTCCAGAATTTACTCTAGGGACAGGAGCCAGAAACATACATCTA ggGGCACCTATTTCTTCATGAGTAAGATTCTGCGATTGGTCAAACATACTGCAACATCTTTTGCATCCCTGTTAGTGCAACTATTTCAAATGGTTTTGCTGAAGCTGAGTTATGAATTTAAAG CTCACTCAGATTACTGTGGAGGCATGAATGTAAAGGAGTTTTACAGAGAGGATAGCCATCTTGATGTGAATGAGGAATCAATAT GTTACTTTATGCTTCACGTGTTGCGAACAGTGGGAGCAACTGGATGGCTTGTTTCTCAGAAGGTGTTGTCTCTACTTTGGCTGGCCATTCTTTCTCCAG GGAGGGCAGCTTCTGGCATGTTCAGGTTGCTTAGAACTGGCTGGTATCAACTTGTTAATTTGCTGTCTTTGCTCAAGGTGTTTCTTCTTAGAAG atgccttcaaaatatttttaagctattACTGTTTGTCATCCCGCTGCTGTTTCTATTAG GTATATGGTTCTGGGGGTTTGATGGCTTCGTTTCATTATTGCCTTTGTTGAACTGGACAAGAATTGATAAAGCACAGAGGATAGATGACTCTATTTATGTTCCTGAGCCCCAGCCTGGTTCTTCTCATACTGTACAGCCTCCAAAG GATACCATAAGTATCTTTGATTCCGGTCGTATAAGTgagctggaaaagcaaatgGCCTTCGTGTCTGATAGATGCCATCACCACGATGAAGAATATAGCAAAGTGATGCTTCTGCTCCATAATCTTcaagatcaggttgcccagatgGGTGACAGAAGTGAAATATTGAAGctaatagaaaatgtaattggTCAACATCTTAAAGAGATGAAACTggaggaaaag ACTGACTTCCTGGCTTTACATCGAGAACATGAGCTGCGCATCGTGATGCTGGAAGATCTTCTTAAAAAACTGTCTGCTGAATCTGAG gACATTCAGAAGGAGCTTGACATAGCCAAAGCAAAAACAGTAAG AGAGGATGAACATAATCAACTTTTATCCAGAGTTAAAAAGCTAGAACTAGAGTTGTCTCAGGTGAAATCGGAGCTGTTAACTGGGGAAAGTGCGAAGACGAGTTGTGAGAAAATAGATGTCATTCATGAAAAA GTAGATGCCCAGGTTAAAGAATCTGTCAAGATGATGTTTTTTGGTGATCAACACAAGGACTTCTCCGAATCACTTCTCCAATGGCTTACATCCAATTTTGTGACCAAAAGTGATCTGCAGACTTTGCTGCAGGATCTAGAGTTGCAGATCCTCAAGAATATTACTGAACATATGTCAGTTACAAACCAAAGAATAACATCTGAAGTAGTAACAAGTGTTGTGAACAATGCAGGGATCTCTGGAATCACAGAAGCG CAAGCACAGATTATTGTAAACAATGCACTGAAACTCTACTCTCAAGACAAGACTGGTATGGTGGATTTTGCCTTAGAATCTGGAG gtGGCAGCATTCTGAGTACTCGCTGCTCTGAAACCTATGAGACCAAAACAGCATTAATTAGCCTCTTTGGAATTCCTTTATGGTACTTCTCTCAGTCTCCCAGAGTGGTGATTCAG CCGGACATGTATCCAGGCAACTGCTGGGCTTTCAAGGGATCAGAAGGGTATCTTGTAGTTAGACTTTCCATGAAGATCTATCCAACTGCCTTTACCATGGAACACATACCAAAAACACTTTCACCATCAGGAAATATCACCAGTGCTCCTAGGAACTTTTCAGTATAT GGTTTAGATGATGAATATCAAGAAGAAGGTGTACTTCTAGGACAGTACGTCTATGATCAAGAAGGAGAGCCACTGCAGATGTTTCCAGTGATG GAGAAAAGTAACAATGTATTCCAAATAGTGGAACTGAGAATTCTCTCTAACTGGGGACATCCTGAATATACGTGTCTTTATCGGTTCAGAGTGCATGGGAAACCTGCCGAATAA
- the SUN1 gene encoding SUN domain-containing protein 1 isoform X3, with amino-acid sequence MDFSRLHMYTPPQCVPENTGYTYALSSSYSSDALDFEIEHKIDPVFDSPRMSRRSLRLAAAGFNKTDDARSDTLHDSSYSGNVTFREQSSKVVRQRKSTNKQSGSVRDTPRKTLFSSPMYSQSSFNSHTTDTSMVSTVLDESSIREQTAVDHFWGLDDDGEPNGLLGSDTMLTQGNGDIATAETQTTMINGYTCSDCSMLSERKEALTAKSASYVPSSRIYSRDRSQKHTSRGTYFFMSKILRLVKHTATSFASLLVQLFQMVLLKLSYEFKAHSDYCGGMNVKEFYREDSHLDVNEESICDDCKGKKQLETYTTEHMQSSRAKRLARTISHTFSYAVGATGWLVSQKVLSLLWLAILSPGRAASGMFRLLRTGWYQLVNLLSLLKVFLLRRCLQNIFKLLLFVIPLLFLLGIWFWGFDGFVSLLPLLNWTRIDKAQRIDDSIYVPEPQPGSSHTVQPPKDTISIFDSGRISELEKQMAFVSDRCHHHDEEYSKVMLLLHNLQDQVAQMGDRSEILKLIENVIGQHLKEMKLEEKTDFLALHREHELRIVMLEDLLKKLSAESEDIQKELDIAKAKTVREDEHNQLLSRVKKLELELSQVKSELLTGESAKTSCEKIDVIHEKVDAQVKESVKMMFFGDQHKDFSESLLQWLTSNFVTKSDLQTLLQDLELQILKNITEHMSVTNQRITSEVVTSVVNNAGISGITEAQAQIIVNNALKLYSQDKTGMVDFALESGGGSILSTRCSETYETKTALISLFGIPLWYFSQSPRVVIQPDMYPGNCWAFKGSEGYLVVRLSMKIYPTAFTMEHIPKTLSPSGNITSAPRNFSVYGLDDEYQEEGVLLGQYVYDQEGEPLQMFPVMEKSNNVFQIVELRILSNWGHPEYTCLYRFRVHGKPAE; translated from the exons ATGGATTTTTCACGACTTCACATGTATACTCCTCCCCAATGTGTGCCAGAGAACACTGGCTATACATATGCACTCAG ttcaaGTTATTCTTCAGATGCTTTGGATTTTGAAATTGAACACAAAATAGATCCAGTATTTGATTCACCAAGAATGTCACGGCGTAGTTTACGGTTAGCTGCGGCAGGatttaataaaacagatgatGCCCGAAGTGATACCCTTCATGACAGCTCTTACTCTGGAAACGTGACTTTCAGAGAACAGTCTTCTAA GGTGGTAAGGCAGCGCAAAAGTACAAATAAACAATCCGGCAGTGTGAGAGACACACCAAGGAAAACCCTATTCAGCTCTCCCATGTATAGCCAAAGCAGTTTCAATAGCCATACCACTGATACATCCATGGTGTCCACAGTATTGGATGAATCTTCGATTCGAGAGCAGACAGCAGTTGATCATTTCTGGG gtCTTGATGACGATGGCGAACCTAA TGGTTTGCTAGGTAGTGATACTATGCTAACACAGGGAAATGGAGATATAGcaacagcagaaacacagaCCACAATGATAAATGGCTACACTTGCAGTGATTGCAGCATGCTTTCTGAACGGAAGGAGGCTCTTACAGCAAAATCAGCTTCTTATGTGCCATCTTCCAGAATTTACTCTAGGGACAGGAGCCAGAAACATACATCTA ggGGCACCTATTTCTTCATGAGTAAGATTCTGCGATTGGTCAAACATACTGCAACATCTTTTGCATCCCTGTTAGTGCAACTATTTCAAATGGTTTTGCTGAAGCTGAGTTATGAATTTAAAG CTCACTCAGATTACTGTGGAGGCATGAATGTAAAGGAGTTTTACAGAGAGGATAGCCATCTTGATGTGAATGAGGAATCAATAT GTGATGACTGTAAGGGGAAGAAACAGCTTGAAACATACACCACAGAGCACATGCAGTCTTCAAGGGCTAAAAGGCTAGCAAGGACCATTTCGCACACGTTTTCTTATGCAG TGGGAGCAACTGGATGGCTTGTTTCTCAGAAGGTGTTGTCTCTACTTTGGCTGGCCATTCTTTCTCCAG GGAGGGCAGCTTCTGGCATGTTCAGGTTGCTTAGAACTGGCTGGTATCAACTTGTTAATTTGCTGTCTTTGCTCAAGGTGTTTCTTCTTAGAAG atgccttcaaaatatttttaagctattACTGTTTGTCATCCCGCTGCTGTTTCTATTAG GTATATGGTTCTGGGGGTTTGATGGCTTCGTTTCATTATTGCCTTTGTTGAACTGGACAAGAATTGATAAAGCACAGAGGATAGATGACTCTATTTATGTTCCTGAGCCCCAGCCTGGTTCTTCTCATACTGTACAGCCTCCAAAG GATACCATAAGTATCTTTGATTCCGGTCGTATAAGTgagctggaaaagcaaatgGCCTTCGTGTCTGATAGATGCCATCACCACGATGAAGAATATAGCAAAGTGATGCTTCTGCTCCATAATCTTcaagatcaggttgcccagatgGGTGACAGAAGTGAAATATTGAAGctaatagaaaatgtaattggTCAACATCTTAAAGAGATGAAACTggaggaaaag ACTGACTTCCTGGCTTTACATCGAGAACATGAGCTGCGCATCGTGATGCTGGAAGATCTTCTTAAAAAACTGTCTGCTGAATCTGAG gACATTCAGAAGGAGCTTGACATAGCCAAAGCAAAAACAGTAAG AGAGGATGAACATAATCAACTTTTATCCAGAGTTAAAAAGCTAGAACTAGAGTTGTCTCAGGTGAAATCGGAGCTGTTAACTGGGGAAAGTGCGAAGACGAGTTGTGAGAAAATAGATGTCATTCATGAAAAA GTAGATGCCCAGGTTAAAGAATCTGTCAAGATGATGTTTTTTGGTGATCAACACAAGGACTTCTCCGAATCACTTCTCCAATGGCTTACATCCAATTTTGTGACCAAAAGTGATCTGCAGACTTTGCTGCAGGATCTAGAGTTGCAGATCCTCAAGAATATTACTGAACATATGTCAGTTACAAACCAAAGAATAACATCTGAAGTAGTAACAAGTGTTGTGAACAATGCAGGGATCTCTGGAATCACAGAAGCG CAAGCACAGATTATTGTAAACAATGCACTGAAACTCTACTCTCAAGACAAGACTGGTATGGTGGATTTTGCCTTAGAATCTGGAG gtGGCAGCATTCTGAGTACTCGCTGCTCTGAAACCTATGAGACCAAAACAGCATTAATTAGCCTCTTTGGAATTCCTTTATGGTACTTCTCTCAGTCTCCCAGAGTGGTGATTCAG CCGGACATGTATCCAGGCAACTGCTGGGCTTTCAAGGGATCAGAAGGGTATCTTGTAGTTAGACTTTCCATGAAGATCTATCCAACTGCCTTTACCATGGAACACATACCAAAAACACTTTCACCATCAGGAAATATCACCAGTGCTCCTAGGAACTTTTCAGTATAT GGTTTAGATGATGAATATCAAGAAGAAGGTGTACTTCTAGGACAGTACGTCTATGATCAAGAAGGAGAGCCACTGCAGATGTTTCCAGTGATG GAGAAAAGTAACAATGTATTCCAAATAGTGGAACTGAGAATTCTCTCTAACTGGGGACATCCTGAATATACGTGTCTTTATCGGTTCAGAGTGCATGGGAAACCTGCCGAATAA